TGGTTGCGGAAGATCTCTGTCGTCATGATCAGCAGCGGAGCGCCAGGATTGATCACAACATCCCCGGTCATGATCCCGACGGTCTCGCTGCCAAATTGGTGGGAAAAATCTTTGAATTTCTGGTTGCTTAACGCTTTTATCGGTGCTGTATAAATAATCCGTTTGCTTTCCCGAATTGATTTTTCGACCAGATAATCTGCTACCATTGTTTTTCCTGTCCCGGTAGGGGCTGAGACAATGACGGAATGCCCGTGATTGATTGCTTCAATCGCATCCATTTGGAATTGGTCGAGTTTTAGTCCCTGATACTCGGAAATCACGCTGATCACCTGCTTTTATTTTGAAGTCGCAATCATTGTAACAGAGTAAATAGCGATAATCAAATCCAGGATTGGAAAAAGTAAAGACGCCTCATATCATTTGAAGCGCCTTTGCAACTGTCATTAATCCCATGCGGGTTTATTCTTCTTTCTGGTCAAGCGGATGGGACGGGAAAGCAGCAACTATCTGGGCAGCACCAACGACTTCTGCCAAAACTCGGGCTTTGTCCGGAAACATTTGTGATTCAAAGTGTGTCATGACTTCGCCTTTTAAGGAAACATAATATCTTGGAGGGAAGCGGTTCAGTACAAAAGCCATTATGTCGGCCTGACACCGTTCGCATTTGCAAGGGATATTGGCGACGGGCAGATAATCTTCCAGTGTTTTCTTCACGATGACTTCACTAAAATTTTTTAGTTCATACATTAGTCTTATCCTCCCTGGGAAAAAATGCTTACCCTATTTTAACATATCGCGCCAAAGGGTAAAAGAACCCAGCGGGATTTCGAAAAAGTTTTTCAGGTATTGAAACATCTTCAAACGTTCTTTGGATATCAAGTTCCCAGCAAGTGAAACAGTTTTGTCTTCAAAGGCAATATCCCGGAAGAAAAAATCAGTTCCGGATCACGCGGCCGGGGAAACGGAACGTCGATGATCTCGACAACTTCTGCCGGGTATTTGCTGAGTACAAAAATTTTATCCGACAGCAGAATTGCTTCTTCAATATCATGGGTAATAAAGAGCACGGTATGCTTCGTTTCAATCCAGATTGACAGCAGCCAAAGCTGCATTTCTCTGCGGGTCAGGGCATCAAGCGCCCCGAAAGGCTCATCCAAAAGCAGCGTGGGCTGTCCGAATAGGATGGTTCGGAGCAGGGCGCCACGCTGTTTCATGCCGCCGGAAAGCTGATGAGGATAGTAATCGGCAAAATCGAGCAGCCCGAAATGTTCCAGACCCTTGATGGCCTCGACTGAAGAGATTTTTTTATCCTGGCGTCTGAGATCGCAGCCCAGCGTTACATTTTCCCGAAGAGTCCGCCACGGAAGAAGCAGGTCTTTTTGAAACATGTAGCCGACATGTCCTGGCATTCCGGTGATTTCTTGGTCATCGAGAAGGATTTGCCCCTGGTCGGGCTTTTCAATACCGGCGATAAGATTGCACAGCGTACTCTTGCCGGAACCGGAAGGCCCGATCAGGGAGACGAAAGAACCGCTCTCGATGGTCAGATTCAAATCCCGGAAAATCTCCATGGATTGACCGTTTTCGATATAGGTTTTCGAAAGGTTTTTTAAGGCAAGTGTCAAGGCGTCTGACCTCCGTTATCTGGTCGGAAGAAAATCATTGGTAAAAGCTTTGGATGAATCCATCATTTTGGTGACGAGCTTATTGTCATAGAGCCACTTGCTGTAGTTTTCCCAGACAGTTGCTTTCTGGACACCCCATTGTTTCGCATCGGCTTTGTACTGCGGGCTCAGCCAGGCCTGACTGCGTTTGATCATTTCCGGATCGGATTCAGGAGCGTATTTGATCAAGATTTCAGCTGATTCTTCCGGATTCCCAATTGCATATTCGTAGCCGGCACCGATTGCCTGCATCATTTTGCGGACAGTATCGGGGTTACTCTGAATCATTTCCTCGTTCGAGACAATGACCGGTGTGTAATAATCGAGGGCAGGGTCGATATCTTTCAGCCAGATCATATTAAGTTCCTGTCCTCTGATTTCAGCCTGGATACCTGTCCAACCATAGAAAATCCAGGTCAGATCAATATTGCTATTCAAAGAGGCCAACTGATCGGTTTCCCCGATATTGACCATGTTGATTTTGCTGAAGTCGGCATTTTCTTTTTGCATCAGCGCTGTAAGGATCGCGGTTTCCGAAGGCAACCCCCAGCCGCCGTATGTTTTTCCTTCAAAATCCTTGGCTGTCAGGATATTCTTGCTTCTCAGCGAGACAAAACCAGAGGTGTTGTGTTGAATGATAGTTGCCAGAGAGACAAGTGGCAAGTCACTGAGGCGGGCAGATGTAACCTGTTCCTGTGCACTGATACCAAAATCTACCTTTCCGGTTGCAACAAGCTGCTCGAGTGTTCCTTGGCTCGATGGGTTGACAATGTTGACTTCGAGTCCCTGGTCTTTGAAATAGCCTTTATCCTGAGCAACAAATAGCCCGGTATGATTCGTATTCGGTGTCCAGTCCAGCATAAGCGTTAGTTTAACCGGCTGGTTATTCTGGACGGAGTTCTGTTCAGCCTGTTTGCTGCAACCCGAAAGAGTCACAGTGAGAATCAGAAGGAGCACAATAAACGTAACCAATATCTTTTTCGTTTTCATTTCTATACCTCACTTGTATTTTTTGGGGGGCGAAGGAACGTATCTTTTCTCCTTGTTTACGGGGACGAAAGATACGTCCCTGGGTCAGCTTGTCCGTCTGTATCGGGAATACCAGGGAAGCAGTAGCCTGGTCAGAATAATAATGATTGCATAATAAAAGAAGCTGAGAGCAGTGATTGCAATGATTGCTGCAAATACTCTGTCGGTAAGGAAATTATTCGAAGAACGCAGCAGATAGACACCGAGCCCTTGGCTTGCTCCAAGCCATTCACTGATGACAGCCGTCATGACACTGTAGGCAGCAGCAATTTTCAAGCCTGAAAACAGTGCCGGCATAGCGTGAGGCCAACGGATTAGGGAGAATACCTGCCATTTGGATGCGCCCATGCTTTGCAGCAGATGCAGAAGATCTAAATCGCTTAATTCAAGGCCTTCAAGCAAACTGATCGCGATCGGAAAAAAACAGACCAGAACGACAATCAAGATTTTAGGCAGTACCCCATACCCCAGCCAGAGCAACAGCAGCGGTGCGACCGCTATCAAGGGGATCGTCTGGGAAATGATCAGAAATGGGTAAAACACCCGCCGAGACAGCGGAAACAGCGTCATTAGTGTGCTGACCGTCATGCCCAGAGCAACAGCGAGCCCTAAGCCCAACGTCGTCTCAATGATCGTTGCTTTGGTATGGCCCCAGATCACGTCCTTCGTATTCCAGAGAGCTTTCCCGATCTGAGAAGGAGAGGGAAGAAGCCAGCGGGGGATGCTGAAGTAATTTACCGTAAGCTGCCAGACTGCCAGCAGCACAACCAAAAAGAAAAGGGCAGGGGCATACCTCAGCAGTACAGCCGGTGGTCGGAATCTCCGGCTATTGTTTTTCAGCAATGGGAATCCCTTCTTTTCAGCGGTACTTGGCAATTTTCTCATTGATCGTGGAACCCTGGGGTACATAGTCAATTTTTACATTGGTCATTACCCTGGAAGCCCCGGCTTTGATACAAGCCTCCATAGCATCTTTGATGACCTGCCAGATTTCATCAGGCTCTCCTTCAAGTGCTGTTTCCATCGGACCGACTTCGTAGGGAAGGCCGCTTTGGGCGACAACTTTGATTGCTTCATCAACAACCGGATAGATTCTGGATTCCTCAACTTTTGGAATGACCTGAAAGGCCATTGTTATCTTCGCCAAAATACATTTCTCCTTCACGTATTTTATAGATTACTGTCCGTGACTTTGTAAATAATAAGACACTGCTTATCAACCATGACCGACAAACAAAAAACGCTGCAAAGGCAGCGCAGTTATTAAAGTTTTTTATTATTACTACGCTGGCATTACCCAGATCAGTTTTAAGGGTCGGATACGTGATATCCCTCTCAGCCAGCATCCCCAGCTCCCCATACTATTAAATTAGTTTTATCCTACCATAGTTGAAAATCATTAGCAATAGTGTTTTAGATTACTGTTTGCTTTTCATCAGATCATTTGCTTCTCAGGTGAGATATTCTAGATAGTTCTTAAATTGGACAATTTGGGCTAATTATCATATGATAGTACTGACCATATACTGGGCAAGATGGTACAAGGAGAGAGAAAATGGATTTTGCAGGCAAAGATAAATCAGAATACGTCAAGGAAACGTTTAACGCGATTGCCGGGAAATATGATCTAATGAATTCCCTGATGAGTATGGGGATGGATAACGCCTGGCGGGCCAAAGCAGTCAGGATTGTCGAGGCTAAACCCGGAATGAAGATGATTGACCTGTGCTGCGGAACCGGCAAGCTTACCAGAGAAATTGCCGTCGCCGTCGGGGATTCCGGCAGAGTCACCGGAGTCGATTTTTCAGAGGAAATGCTGGTTGTGGGCCGGAAAAATATTGAAAATGACCGTTACAAAGCGAGTATTGAGCTTTTGCAGGGCAATGCGATGAGCTTGCCTTTTACCGACAACAGTTTTGACGGAGCGACCGTTGGCTGGGGGCTCAGGAATCTTCCTGATCTGCGCCGCGGAATCCGGGAAATGATCCGTGTTGTCAAACCTGGTTCGATGGTTGTATCTCTGGATATGGGAAAACCGACTATACCGGTTTTCAAACAGTTTTACTGGCTGTATTTTGAGAAGATCGTCCCGTGGCTGGGAAAAATCCACGGCGGAAAACAAAAAGAATACACGTATCTTTATGATTCAGCCTGTGAGTTTGAATCTCAGCGTCAGCTCACCCTGATCTTTGCTGAATGCGGACTTCAGGATACGGGATATAAAAATCTTGTCGGCGGTGTTGTGGCGATCGTGTATGGCCGAAAACCAAAATGAATCAAACAAATAGAATAAAAATAAGGAATTCAATTATAAACAACAATAATAGCAGTAAATAACGTAATAAAATTATCCCCGGGTCAACCGAGGATAATTTTATTTTTACAGCAAAAGATAGTATAGATAATCATTTTTCTTTAATTAAAATCAACGTTTTACAAAGGGATTATTTACTGACATAATTCATTGGTTTCAGTGAAAAACTAGTGGAAATATTAAAACGGAGGTGTTTTTTATATGCGGGTCATGGATATTATGTCAACAGATGTAAGCTGGGTGGACCCAGCAGCCAAAGTTACGGATATCGCTAAAATTATGAGAGATAAAGATATTGGTGCTGTTCCGGTCGTTCAGGCCGGCAAAGTATTGGGAATTATTACAGACCGGGATATTGTTCTGAGGGTCATCGCTTCGAACAAGGATGTCAACCAGATGACGGCCGAGCAGTGCATGACGGTAGATCCAATCTGTATCGATGGCACGCAGGATATCGATACTGTTGCTGAAACCATGGCTGAATACCAGGTAAAACGTCTTCCTGTGCTGAACAAGGGGCAAATTATTGGGGTCATTGCGTTAGGTGACCTCGCGATTGAAAATATTCATATCAATGAGGCTGGAGAGGCTTTAAACGGGATATCGCGAGGCATCAGCCATTAATGCCAGATAGGAAAGATACTTCAATCATAAATGGGATATGCTTTACAATGGCATATCCCATTACATATTTTATGGAGGTTTTATGAGTGAAAACAAAATATCATTTTTAAGCGGCTCTTTTTTATGGTTTGGTGCTGCAATTTTCTCAGGCAGTTACGATGTGGTGGAAATTCAATAAATAGATACTGTCAGACAAAATCCAAAAGTATGAATTGAGATACATGTACCATAAAAGATTGTGTAATGTTACAGCTAAAGCAGTTCTAAAGATGCAATCAATGATCCGGATATATTTGAACATAAAATTTCTAAAAATCATTTCATACTAAATTTAAAAAAATGTATATTTGGTATAGTTGCTTGTATACACAAATTTTTATGGAGGATGATCTGAAGTGGTGGATTTGAAAGTCCTGACTCAAGCGATGTCCGATTTGGACGAAGACGTGCTAAACAAGGCCATTGATGAAGTACTAAGTAAAGACGACAATGCCGCAGAAGCTCAAGAAGTTGTTAAAGCTTGTCAGCAAGGTATGACACTCGTAGGTGAACGCTATGATTCGGGCGAGTACTTTATTGGAGATTTGGTCTTCGCCGGGGAAGTGTTGCAAAGTGTAATGGACAAGCTCAAACCGGCTTTAAGTGCAGGTTCCTCAGCAAAAGGCGGAAAGATTGTTTTAGCTACAGTCTTTGGAGATATTCATGACATAGGCAAAAATATTTTCAGATCCGTGGCTGAAGCCGCGAGTTTTGAGGTGATCGACCTGGGGATCAATGTTCCGGTTAACCAGATCGTGGACAAGGTAAAAGAGGTTAACCCTGATATTATAGGATTAAGCGGCGTACTGACTTTGGCGCTGGATAGTAAGAAAGAAACAGTTAATGCGCTTAATGAAGCAGGCCTTAGAAATTCAGTTAAGGTGATTATCGGCGGAGTACCCGTTAATGAGAATGTATGTAAAAGTATAGGTGCCGATGCCTTTTCGACAAACGCAGCTGAAGGTGTAAAAATATGCCAGAGATGGGTGGGTTGATCAATAAGTGAAGCTATGAACCTCTATCAAGAGCGGACCAAGGAAGAATGTATTGCCAAAGCGAAAGAATTAATCGATGGTATGGCAGGCGGAGGATACATTTTTGGCACCGATAAGGAGCTTCTTGCACCAGCGGATGGCAAGGCGGAAAACATCATCGCCGTAAATGAATTTGTCATGGAGTATGGTATTTATAAATAGGAGGTGTTTCACGATGGAAGAACAATTGTTGATTTCTTGGAGTGATATCGTTAAAGAGCTCCGGAACTCGCAGACAAGGACCCCGCGATGGGAATGAATTGGGATATTGGACAGGAAATGAGTTTTGCCTAGCCTATGTAACTTTCCTGGCACTCTTTTAAACAAATATCCGTACTGCCGGAAGTAGTTTACCAGTGCCTACTGGCAGGGAAAAATATAGAAGCAACTATCAGCCAGGAGAAAATCCTGGCTTTTTTGTGTTCGGTTATAGTGTGAAAAAGTCAAATATAAGAAGGGTTAAAGGATATAAGTTGAAATCTATGTTATATTTAGAATATAGGTACTGGCTAAAACTATAATTAAGTTAATGGTGGGGACGAAAAGTGGAAGCATTTAAAACAATCGAGAGAGAGACAGAGGCCGAACAAGTCGTTGAAAAATCAAGGTTTATCGCTTTGGTTAAATATATCGAAGGCACGGCCGAAGCCGAAAAAAATATGAAGGAAATCCGGGAAGTCCTTCCTAATGCCCGTCATTATGTATACGCTTACCGTATTCACGAAGGCAGGATTGAGAAAGCCTCGGATGACGGCGAACCGCAGGGTACAGGGGGAAGACCGGTCATGGAACTGCTCCAGCACCGGCAGCTCTGGAACATCCAGATCATTGTTGTGCGTTATTTTGGCGGTATCCTGCTTGGTACCGGTGGACTTACAAGAGCCTATGGCGGGACAGCCCGCCTTGCATTGGAGAACACAGCGATTGTCCAGCTCGTTCCGCACCGGATCTATGTACTCCGGATTCCGTACTCCTGGTTTGAACAGATCCGGTACGGCCTGAAGCAAAAGGGCATGGAAAGCGGTAATGAAAAGTTTAGTGAAGAAATTGATCTTGAAGTATACATCCGGGATGGAGATCAGGATACCTTTACTGGCTGGCTGCATGAATTCACCAACGGGCAGGTTTCCTGGAAGGATGCTGGGGCTGTATTAAAGTCGGTTAGCGTATAGAAAATAAGACCCTCAGGGGCCTTTTTTTTTACGCAAAATATGTAGGTACTGGGAACGCATGGATTAATCTACTGGTACTATTGGGAAACAAAAATAGTCCGAAAGTATCAATTTCTTGTAAAAGACATCATTTCGACAAATTTCCTCTTGAGGGTCTGAGTTTTTATAGATAGAATCCATATAAAACCAAATGTAAAATGATTGTAAACTAAACGTAAATATATTGTAAAAAATAGACAAGGCTTAACTAGTTGCATATGGCAGCGGCTGATTATATTAATGCTGGGCGGTAAAAATATGAAAATCAGAGAATTTATTAGTTTAAGAAAAATACGGGAATGCAAAAAAGGTCAGGCTATGGTGGAATTTGCACTGGTTTTGCCTATCTTACTACTATTTTTTGGTTTTATTTTGGATGCCGGACGAATTGTCGATGCACAAGTATTGGTACAGAGTGCAGCAAATGAGGGAATCCGGCAAGTTACCAGCAAGACAAATATCAAAGAACAAGTAAAAAATTCCATTAGTGATTATACAGACAGATTGGATTTTGATCAGTTAACCGTTGAGGCCAAAGCTGGAGAGACAAAACGAAGGAATTATACGTATCATGCGAACAAGGGATCTCAATTTCAAGAATTACCAAGCTATTATACATATTTTAACGCGACAGTAACCTTGGAATATGATGTACCGGTGCTCATGCCGCAGTCAAAATTGTTTTTGGTGATGAATTTAGGGTATTGTCAACATTTACTTCGCAGGTGTTTTTAGAGGGGTACCCTGAGGATGGTTAGAGATATCGAACGGATACGTTTGAAGGGAAGGGTGTTCAATTTGATGCGCATGCTAAAAAATGAAAATGGACAGGCACTTGTTGAATTTGCCCTGGTACTTCCTTTATTTCTAACGTTAACGTTTGCTGTGATAGATTTAGGGTGGATGATGAATAAGTATCTTACTTTTGATTACGCTTATCGCAATGCGTCTTGGACAATGGGTATAAGCTATGATAGTGATTATTCCCAAACTATCAGTGGAGAATCTGCCAAAAAAGCAATAAAAGAGGCAATGGAAAAGACATCGTCGCTGGTTGATGAGGAAGATCTGTCTGTGAGTGATGCCAAGTTAAAATGTTGGACTGAAAAGAAAGACTACTACACGCCCAAAAGTGGCGGCGGTACGGATCAAAATACAAAAAAATGGAGATATGCGCAGATCACAGCCAGTTTAGTTTATACAGTTGAACCGTTGACTCCGGTAGGAAGAGTGATATTCGGAGAACAGCTGACATTTACGAAAAACCTTAAAAAAAATCGACTGATTATGACAAAAGAAGGTTAGCAAATCAAAGTGTGTTAGGTCAGAAAGTAGGTGGCAATATGCCTAGAAGCGTCTGCTTGCTGATGCGTAAACTTTTAAAAAATGAAGATGGAAATATCACAATTCTATTTGCTGCCCTGTTAATTGTATTGTTTGGGTTTACAGGACTTGTTGTAGATATTGGCGGGATGTACTTAAATCGTCTACACTTGTTTGAGGTTGGGCAAATAATCAGGGATGCGCGTTTTAATGAAACATTGGCGATCGATCATTCGGAAAATCCTGAAGCGACGCTCAATGACATTGCCGACACCTATGCAGTATTAAATGGACTGGATGAAAGCCAGGTAAGCGTAGATTATTATCAGACAAAACTGACGGAAACAGAACGAAATTACGAATTGGATATTAATCTTACAGATACCTATGACTGCATATTTATAAAAATCTTCGGTATTGATACCCAAACAATTAATGTGACCATACATGGAACCAGTACAGCTGCAAAATCACCCCGAATATGGGCTCCAGGAAGAAAGTAGTCTTCATGTTCCCGACCTGGTTATCCGTGATAAATTCCTCCTGTTCCTCTGCCGGAAGCCCATATTTTTTTCCCCTCTGAAAAGATAAAAACTGCTGACAAACGATTGCCTTGTCAGCAGCCTGGCCCCCTGTTAAATACAAGGGGCCAATTAAATGCAATTTTTTAAGGATTCTTGACAAAATGAATGATATAATAAACCAGATCAAATCATCAGGAAAAGAAAGGAACCCGACAGAGGATGAATCAAAGAGATCCGTACTTCGACAACCTGAAATTCATGCTGATTGTTTTGGTGGTTGTCGGTCATATGATTGAACCCCTGATCTATATTCCAGCTTTCAAATCCATTTATGCGTTTATTTATTCATTTCATATGCCGCTGTTTGTTTTCATTTCCGGCTATTTTGCCAAGAATATTGATGATCCGAAATATGAGATAAAAATTATCAGCAAACTAGTCATACCCTATGTTATTTTCGAAATGATCTATTCCGTTTTTGACTTTTGGATTTTCCATAAGGAAAGCCTGCATTTTACTTTTTTTACGCCGTACTGGATCATGTGGTTTTTATTCAGCATGATTATTTGGAAAGTGGCGCTGCCTTATGTGGTCAGGATCAGATATGCACTGCCTGTTACATTTCTTTTCGGCCTTATTGCCGGATATACGGGTGAGCTGGGTTACTATGCGAGCCTGTCGCGGATTGTTGTTTTCTTTCCGTTTTTCCTGGCAGGCTTTTATTTTGAGAAAAAGCATCTGGAAAAGCTGCTGACGAAAAATTGGCGCTTCGCTGCTGGCGGTGTTATGCTACTGGCTTTTCTGGCTTTCTGTTATTTTGGTCAGAATTATACCGTTACGTGGTTTTATGGGAGCGCATCTTATCAGGCGCTTGGCGCTACGGAATGGTTCGCAGGTCTATACCGTGGAGGTATTTACCTGCTGGCTGTAGTTTTAGGTCTGAGCCTGCTGCTGCTGGTGCCTGGCAGGAAGGTTCCTCTGGTTTCAGCGTTGGGGCGCAATACGATGTATACGTATCTGCTTCATGGATTGATCGTGAAGGCCCTTGTTGCATACGGGTTTTATCAGGTTTTGCAGACAGGACCGCAGCGAGCGCTGGTAATAATACTTGGGGCAGCGCTGGCAATCATCCTGGCCTTGAACGGAATTAGAACTTTATTTAAATGGATGGTTGAACCCAAGGTGTCTTTTCTTTTTAAGGAGAACAGCAAATGAAAATAAATGAAATATTTGAAGGCTACATATTGGCGAATATGAGAGAAGTCAAATAATTAATTGGTTAATAAAAATAATATATATTGAATTAGAAAATCTCCTTCGGGATACAACTATACGGTTGGTTCTTTGGTGTATTTGAAAGTATTCGTACAATCAAGGAGGGGATTAGCATAGGAATCAAGCTTGCTGTATTTGATATTGACGGTACCTTGGCACCAACGGACGATCCGATTACTGCCCAGGTAGCCTGTAAATTAAGATCGCTGGAACGTCAGGGGATCAGAATTGTTTTTATTTCCGGTCGGACGGCTTCCTACCTGGCGGGATTGGCTAGGGGAATTGGGATCTGTCAACCTTTGGTTGCAGGAGAAAACGGCGGCGTTATTTTTGAGCCGCTGCGTAAATGGGAGAAAAAGCTTGAAGCTATCCCGCACCAGATAGGTGAGGTAATGAAGCAAGATCTTCTGAAAAAATTTCCGGATCTCTGGTTTCAGCCCAATCAGACGATGCTGACTGCCGCACCTAAGGATTTTTCCACGGTTAATTTATTGTATCAGGCAGTACAAGCTCTGGAACCGGTGAAGAGAAATAAGTATAAAATCAATCGATACGATGATTGTGTAGAGGTCATGCCCAAAGAAAACAGCAAGGGTCGGGCCCTTGCTGTGGTCAAAGAGATCCTTGGTATTCGCAGTGAGGAAGTCATTGTATTTGGAAATACGATCGTGGATTTGCCAATGAAAGACGAAACAAACGATTTCCTTATGATCGGGGATGCAGCCGTTGCGGAAGGTATCAGCAACTACCCCTG
This genomic stretch from Dehalobacter restrictus DSM 9455 harbors:
- a CDS encoding ABC transporter ATP-binding protein, encoding MTLALKNLSKTYIENGQSMEIFRDLNLTIESGSFVSLIGPSGSGKSTLCNLIAGIEKPDQGQILLDDQEITGMPGHVGYMFQKDLLLPWRTLRENVTLGCDLRRQDKKISSVEAIKGLEHFGLLDFADYYPHQLSGGMKQRGALLRTILFGQPTLLLDEPFGALDALTRREMQLWLLSIWIETKHTVLFITHDIEEAILLSDKIFVLSKYPAEVVEIIDVPFPRPRDPELIFSSGILPLKTKLFHLLGT
- a CDS encoding HAD family hydrolase; the encoded protein is MAPTDDPITAQVACKLRSLERQGIRIVFISGRTASYLAGLARGIGICQPLVAGENGGVIFEPLRKWEKKLEAIPHQIGEVMKQDLLKKFPDLWFQPNQTMLTAAPKDFSTVNLLYQAVQALEPVKRNKYKINRYDDCVEVMPKENSKGRALAVVKEILGIRSEEVIVFGNTIVDLPMKDETNDFLMIGDAAVAEGISNYPCIEEALDYLESNL
- a CDS encoding TadE/TadG family type IV pilus assembly protein, producing MVRDIERIRLKGRVFNLMRMLKNENGQALVEFALVLPLFLTLTFAVIDLGWMMNKYLTFDYAYRNASWTMGISYDSDYSQTISGESAKKAIKEAMEKTSSLVDEEDLSVSDAKLKCWTEKKDYYTPKSGGGTDQNTKKWRYAQITASLVYTVEPLTPVGRVIFGEQLTFTKNLKKNRLIMTKEG
- a CDS encoding late competence development ComFB family protein, with translation MYELKNFSEVIVKKTLEDYLPVANIPCKCERCQADIMAFVLNRFPPRYYVSLKGEVMTHFESQMFPDKARVLAEVVGAAQIVAAFPSHPLDQKEE
- a CDS encoding thiamine-binding protein; amino-acid sequence: MAKITMAFQVIPKVEESRIYPVVDEAIKVVAQSGLPYEVGPMETALEGEPDEIWQVIKDAMEACIKAGASRVMTNVKIDYVPQGSTINEKIAKYR
- a CDS encoding demethylmenaquinone methyltransferase, with product MDFAGKDKSEYVKETFNAIAGKYDLMNSLMSMGMDNAWRAKAVRIVEAKPGMKMIDLCCGTGKLTREIAVAVGDSGRVTGVDFSEEMLVVGRKNIENDRYKASIELLQGNAMSLPFTDNSFDGATVGWGLRNLPDLRRGIREMIRVVKPGSMVVSLDMGKPTIPVFKQFYWLYFEKIVPWLGKIHGGKQKEYTYLYDSACEFESQRQLTLIFAECGLQDTGYKNLVGGVVAIVYGRKPK
- a CDS encoding acyltransferase family protein; the protein is MNQRDPYFDNLKFMLIVLVVVGHMIEPLIYIPAFKSIYAFIYSFHMPLFVFISGYFAKNIDDPKYEIKIISKLVIPYVIFEMIYSVFDFWIFHKESLHFTFFTPYWIMWFLFSMIIWKVALPYVVRIRYALPVTFLFGLIAGYTGELGYYASLSRIVVFFPFFLAGFYFEKKHLEKLLTKNWRFAAGGVMLLAFLAFCYFGQNYTVTWFYGSASYQALGATEWFAGLYRGGIYLLAVVLGLSLLLLVPGRKVPLVSALGRNTMYTYLLHGLIVKALVAYGFYQVLQTGPQRALVIILGAALAIILALNGIRTLFKWMVEPKVSFLFKENSK
- a CDS encoding CBS domain-containing protein, producing MRVMDIMSTDVSWVDPAAKVTDIAKIMRDKDIGAVPVVQAGKVLGIITDRDIVLRVIASNKDVNQMTAEQCMTVDPICIDGTQDIDTVAETMAEYQVKRLPVLNKGQIIGVIALGDLAIENIHINEAGEALNGISRGISH
- a CDS encoding ABC transporter permease, which translates into the protein MLKNNSRRFRPPAVLLRYAPALFFLVVLLAVWQLTVNYFSIPRWLLPSPSQIGKALWNTKDVIWGHTKATIIETTLGLGLAVALGMTVSTLMTLFPLSRRVFYPFLIISQTIPLIAVAPLLLLWLGYGVLPKILIVVLVCFFPIAISLLEGLELSDLDLLHLLQSMGASKWQVFSLIRWPHAMPALFSGLKIAAAYSVMTAVISEWLGASQGLGVYLLRSSNNFLTDRVFAAIIAITALSFFYYAIIIILTRLLLPWYSRYRRTS
- a CDS encoding pilus assembly protein TadG-related protein, whose protein sequence is MRKLLKNEDGNITILFAALLIVLFGFTGLVVDIGGMYLNRLHLFEVGQIIRDARFNETLAIDHSENPEATLNDIADTYAVLNGLDESQVSVDYYQTKLTETERNYELDINLTDTYDCIFIKIFGIDTQTINVTIHGTSTAAKSPRIWAPGRK
- a CDS encoding TadE/TadG family type IV pilus assembly protein, yielding MKIREFISLRKIRECKKGQAMVEFALVLPILLLFFGFILDAGRIVDAQVLVQSAANEGIRQVTSKTNIKEQVKNSISDYTDRLDFDQLTVEAKAGETKRRNYTYHANKGSQFQELPSYYTYFNATVTLEYDVPVLMPQSKLFLVMNLGYCQHLLRRCF
- a CDS encoding cobalamin B12-binding domain-containing protein; the protein is MVDLKVLTQAMSDLDEDVLNKAIDEVLSKDDNAAEAQEVVKACQQGMTLVGERYDSGEYFIGDLVFAGEVLQSVMDKLKPALSAGSSAKGGKIVLATVFGDIHDIGKNIFRSVAEAASFEVIDLGINVPVNQIVDKVKEVNPDIIGLSGVLTLALDSKKETVNALNEAGLRNSVKVIIGGVPVNENVCKSIGADAFSTNAAEGVKICQRWVG
- a CDS encoding ABC transporter substrate-binding protein, with translation MKTKKILVTFIVLLLILTVTLSGCSKQAEQNSVQNNQPVKLTLMLDWTPNTNHTGLFVAQDKGYFKDQGLEVNIVNPSSQGTLEQLVATGKVDFGISAQEQVTSARLSDLPLVSLATIIQHNTSGFVSLRSKNILTAKDFEGKTYGGWGLPSETAILTALMQKENADFSKINMVNIGETDQLASLNSNIDLTWIFYGWTGIQAEIRGQELNMIWLKDIDPALDYYTPVIVSNEEMIQSNPDTVRKMMQAIGAGYEYAIGNPEESAEILIKYAPESDPEMIKRSQAWLSPQYKADAKQWGVQKATVWENYSKWLYDNKLVTKMMDSSKAFTNDFLPTR
- a CDS encoding YigZ family protein — translated: MEAFKTIERETEAEQVVEKSRFIALVKYIEGTAEAEKNMKEIREVLPNARHYVYAYRIHEGRIEKASDDGEPQGTGGRPVMELLQHRQLWNIQIIVVRYFGGILLGTGGLTRAYGGTARLALENTAIVQLVPHRIYVLRIPYSWFEQIRYGLKQKGMESGNEKFSEEIDLEVYIRDGDQDTFTGWLHEFTNGQVSWKDAGAVLKSVSV